A genomic window from Variovorax paradoxus includes:
- a CDS encoding LysR substrate-binding domain-containing protein: protein MRFGEIETFRALMRGSSTRKAAALLHVTQPAISQSLKRLETQAGMLLFQRTGGRLVPTPEARALWVEVERVFIGMDAIEHRVRSLRDFGVSQLELSSFPAYGLGFMPRALARLKAHRGASPWPQVSLQVLSSKDVRDRVAMGISDFGLMADELSLEGIDHSTFSRFPGVVVMPAGHALARFKTIKPEQLAEAPFLSLNPEDPSHQRLEAALAPHGVALRVLVQTPYAASVCEMALRGLGVGLVNPITALDYAERGLVVRKFSIDVYFTCLLALPAGKVLSATARDFISLMRQQLAEDEKRIQRYLR, encoded by the coding sequence ATGCGATTCGGCGAGATCGAAACTTTTCGGGCTCTCATGCGCGGCAGCTCCACCCGCAAGGCCGCTGCATTGCTGCATGTGACGCAGCCCGCCATCAGCCAGTCGCTCAAGCGCCTTGAGACCCAAGCGGGGATGCTGCTGTTCCAGCGTACCGGCGGGCGGCTGGTGCCCACGCCCGAGGCACGCGCACTGTGGGTCGAGGTAGAGCGGGTGTTCATCGGCATGGACGCCATCGAGCACCGCGTGCGCAGCCTGCGCGACTTCGGCGTCAGCCAGCTGGAGCTGAGCAGCTTTCCGGCCTACGGCCTGGGCTTCATGCCGCGCGCATTGGCACGGCTGAAGGCGCACCGCGGCGCGAGCCCCTGGCCGCAGGTGTCGCTGCAGGTGCTGAGCTCCAAGGACGTGCGCGACCGCGTGGCCATGGGCATCTCCGACTTCGGGCTGATGGCCGACGAGCTCTCGCTCGAAGGCATCGACCACTCCACCTTCTCGCGCTTTCCCGGCGTGGTGGTGATGCCGGCAGGCCACGCGCTGGCCCGCTTCAAGACCATCAAGCCGGAGCAGCTGGCCGAGGCGCCCTTTCTCTCGCTCAACCCCGAAGACCCTTCGCACCAGCGGCTCGAAGCGGCATTGGCCCCGCACGGCGTCGCGCTGCGGGTGCTGGTGCAGACGCCTTATGCGGCCAGCGTGTGCGAGATGGCGCTGCGCGGCCTGGGCGTGGGGCTGGTCAACCCGATCACCGCGCTCGACTACGCGGAGCGCGGGCTGGTGGTGCGCAAGTTTTCGATTGACGTGTACTTCACCTGCCTGCTGGCGCTGCCGGCAGGCAAGGTGCTCTCGGCCACAGCGCGGGATTTCATTTCGCTCATGCGCCAGCAGCTGGCCGAGGACGAGAAGCGGATACAGCGCTACCTGCGCTGA
- the ureG gene encoding urease accessory protein UreG, translating into MTSALHHIPHRTKKLPPLRVGIGGPVGSGKTTLLEMLCKAMRDKYDLIAITNDIYTKEDQRLLTVAGALPAERIMGVETGGCPHTAIREDASINLEAIDRMLEDFPNADIVFVESGGDNLAATFSPELSDLTIYVIDVAAGEKIPRKGGPGITKSDLFVINKTDLAPYVGANLDVMEQDTQRMRRQRPYVMTNLKTLTGVAEVVAFIEERGMLAAG; encoded by the coding sequence ATGACCTCCGCCCTGCACCACATCCCCCATCGCACCAAGAAATTGCCCCCGCTGCGCGTTGGCATCGGCGGCCCGGTCGGCTCGGGCAAGACCACGCTGCTCGAAATGCTCTGCAAGGCGATGCGCGACAAGTACGACCTGATCGCCATCACCAACGACATCTACACCAAGGAAGACCAGCGCCTGCTGACCGTGGCCGGCGCGCTGCCGGCCGAACGTATCATGGGCGTGGAGACGGGCGGCTGCCCGCACACCGCCATCCGCGAAGACGCCTCGATCAACCTCGAAGCCATCGACCGCATGCTCGAAGACTTTCCGAACGCCGACATCGTGTTCGTCGAGTCTGGCGGCGACAACCTCGCGGCCACCTTCAGCCCCGAACTGTCGGACCTCACGATCTACGTGATCGACGTGGCGGCCGGCGAAAAGATTCCGCGCAAGGGCGGCCCCGGCATCACCAAGAGCGACCTCTTCGTGATCAACAAGACCGACCTCGCGCCCTACGTGGGCGCCAATCTCGACGTGATGGAGCAGGACACGCAGCGCATGCGCCGCCAGCGCCCCTACGTGATGACGAACCTCAAGACGCTCACAGGCGTGGCCGAGGTGGTGGCATTCATCGAAGAGCGCGGCATGCTCGCCGCGGGCTGA
- the ureC gene encoding urease subunit alpha, translating into MATISRRAYAEIFGPTVGDRVRLADTELLIEVEADYTLRAGGYGEEVKFGGGKTIRDGMAQSQRTRAQGAVDTVLTNALILDHWGIVKADIGLKDGRIAAIGKAGNPDVQPGVDIVIGPGTEIISCEGNIVTAGGIDSHIHFICPQQIEEALSSGVTTMLGGGTGPATGTFATTATPGPWHIERMLQAADAFPMNLGFLGKGNASLPHALHEQIEAGVIGLKLHEDWGTTPAAISNCLDVADATDTQVAIHSDTLNESGFVENTIAAVGGRAICAFHTEGAGGGHAPDILRVVGEANFLPSSTNPTMPYTVNTLDEHVDMLMVCHHLDAGIAEDLAFAESRIRKETIAAEDVLHDLGAISMFSSDSQAMGRVGEVIIRTWQTAHKMKLQRGKLPEDNERNDNFRAKRFVAKYTINPAIAHGIAHEVGSLEVGKWADIVIWKPAFFGVKPFTILKGGTIAMAAMGDPNASIPTPQPVHFRPMFGAYGGSLAKSSLTFVSQAGLASGIKERYGLSKHLSAVKNIRNVRKKDLIHNSYAPKMEIDAQTYAVRADGHLLTCEPAKLLPMAQRYFLF; encoded by the coding sequence ATGGCGACCATTTCAAGGCGTGCCTACGCCGAAATCTTCGGCCCCACCGTGGGCGACCGCGTCCGTCTTGCGGACACCGAACTGCTGATCGAGGTTGAAGCCGACTACACGTTGCGCGCGGGCGGCTACGGCGAAGAGGTGAAGTTCGGCGGCGGCAAGACGATTCGCGACGGCATGGCGCAGTCGCAGCGCACCAGGGCGCAAGGCGCCGTCGACACGGTATTGACCAACGCGCTCATCCTCGACCACTGGGGCATCGTCAAGGCCGACATCGGCCTGAAGGACGGCCGCATCGCCGCCATCGGCAAGGCCGGCAATCCCGACGTGCAGCCAGGCGTGGACATCGTCATCGGCCCGGGCACCGAGATCATCAGCTGCGAGGGCAACATCGTCACCGCAGGCGGCATCGACAGCCACATCCACTTCATCTGCCCGCAGCAGATCGAAGAGGCGCTGTCTTCCGGCGTAACCACCATGCTCGGCGGCGGCACCGGCCCCGCCACCGGCACCTTCGCGACCACGGCTACACCCGGCCCCTGGCACATCGAGCGCATGCTGCAGGCGGCCGACGCGTTTCCGATGAACCTGGGCTTCCTCGGCAAGGGCAACGCCAGCCTGCCGCACGCGCTGCACGAGCAGATCGAAGCCGGCGTCATCGGCCTGAAGCTGCACGAAGACTGGGGCACCACGCCCGCGGCCATCAGCAACTGCCTGGACGTGGCCGACGCCACCGACACGCAGGTGGCCATTCACAGCGACACGCTCAACGAATCGGGCTTCGTCGAGAACACGATTGCAGCCGTGGGCGGACGCGCCATCTGCGCCTTTCATACCGAAGGCGCGGGCGGCGGGCACGCGCCCGACATCCTGCGCGTGGTGGGCGAAGCCAACTTTCTGCCCTCTTCCACCAACCCAACGATGCCCTACACAGTGAACACGCTCGACGAACACGTCGACATGCTCATGGTGTGCCACCACCTGGACGCCGGCATCGCAGAAGACCTGGCCTTCGCCGAGTCGCGCATCCGCAAAGAGACCATTGCCGCCGAAGACGTGCTGCACGACCTGGGCGCCATCAGCATGTTCAGCTCCGACAGCCAGGCCATGGGCCGCGTCGGCGAGGTCATCATCCGCACCTGGCAGACCGCGCACAAGATGAAGCTGCAGCGCGGCAAGCTGCCCGAAGATAACGAGCGCAACGACAACTTCCGCGCCAAGCGCTTCGTCGCCAAATACACGATCAACCCCGCCATTGCGCACGGCATCGCGCACGAGGTGGGTTCGCTGGAGGTCGGCAAGTGGGCCGACATCGTGATCTGGAAGCCGGCCTTCTTCGGCGTGAAGCCGTTCACCATACTGAAGGGCGGCACCATCGCAATGGCGGCGATGGGTGACCCGAATGCGTCGATCCCGACGCCGCAGCCGGTACACTTCCGCCCGATGTTCGGCGCGTACGGCGGCTCGCTGGCAAAGAGCTCGCTGACCTTCGTCTCGCAGGCCGGGCTGGCATCGGGCATCAAGGAGCGCTACGGCCTGAGCAAGCACCTGAGTGCGGTTAAGAACATCCGCAATGTGCGCAAGAAGGACCTGATCCACAACAGCTACGCGCCGAAGATGGAGATCGATGCGCAGACCTACGCGGTGCGCGCCGACGGGCATCTGCTGACCTGCGAGCCGGCAAAGCTGCTGCCAATGGCGCAGCGGTATTTCCTGTTTTGA
- a CDS encoding response regulator transcription factor translates to METSPLAKTLREQQGANSDLVLIVDDVPDNLAVLHDALDESGYTVLIATNGEQALQRAAQARPDIVLLDAMMPGIDGFEVARRLKADAATAHIPIVFMTGLTETEHLVAALEAGGVDYVTKPIKPKEVLARMNVHLQGARRARQDARQAGQARNALDAFGYASITVRLPEGRLIWQTALARDLLQRYCDTRAPETPPAVLEWLRSHTPDARQRGIEPPALSIVQGASSLTLRLHQQTSSDDDGDEWMIIMREVSDTAVIEAMSLSLKLTAREAEVLYWVVKGKTNKDIGEILGSSPATAKKHLERVYVKLGVETRTAAAGVAIKRIRELQPQFEI, encoded by the coding sequence ATGGAAACCTCACCACTCGCCAAGACCCTGCGCGAACAGCAGGGTGCCAACAGCGATCTCGTGCTGATCGTCGACGACGTGCCCGACAACCTCGCGGTGCTGCACGACGCGCTCGACGAATCGGGCTACACCGTGCTCATTGCCACCAACGGCGAGCAGGCGTTGCAGCGCGCCGCGCAGGCGCGGCCCGACATCGTGCTGCTCGACGCGATGATGCCGGGCATCGACGGCTTTGAGGTCGCGCGCCGCCTCAAGGCCGATGCGGCTACGGCGCACATTCCCATCGTGTTCATGACGGGGCTCACCGAGACCGAACACCTTGTGGCAGCACTCGAAGCCGGCGGGGTCGACTACGTCACCAAGCCCATCAAGCCGAAGGAAGTGCTGGCGCGCATGAACGTGCACCTGCAGGGCGCGCGCCGCGCGCGGCAGGACGCGCGGCAGGCCGGCCAGGCGCGCAATGCGCTCGATGCCTTCGGCTACGCCAGCATCACCGTGCGCCTGCCCGAAGGCCGGCTGATCTGGCAGACCGCGCTCGCGCGCGACCTGCTGCAGCGCTACTGCGACACGCGCGCGCCAGAGACGCCGCCCGCCGTGCTCGAATGGCTGCGCAGCCACACGCCCGATGCGCGTCAGCGCGGCATCGAGCCGCCGGCGCTGTCGATCGTGCAGGGCGCGAGCAGCCTCACGCTGCGGCTGCACCAGCAGACCAGCAGCGACGACGACGGCGACGAGTGGATGATCATCATGCGCGAGGTGTCCGACACCGCCGTCATCGAAGCCATGAGCCTGAGCCTGAAGCTCACGGCGCGCGAGGCCGAAGTGCTCTACTGGGTGGTCAAGGGCAAGACCAACAAGGACATCGGCGAAATCCTGGGCAGCAGCCCGGCCACCGCCAAGAAGCACCTGGAGCGGGTGTACGTGAAGCTCGGCGTGGAGACGCGCACGGCCGCGGCCGGCGTGGCCATCAAGCGCATTCGCGAGCTGCAGCCCCAGTTCGAGATCTGA
- a CDS encoding urease subunit beta: protein MIPGELLTDDGEHALNPGRRTLTLVVQNTADRPIQVGSHYHFAETNGALGFDREAARGMRLNIASGAAVRFEPGQQRTVELVDFSGDRIVYGFRGLVQGKL, encoded by the coding sequence ATGATCCCTGGCGAACTCCTCACCGACGACGGCGAGCACGCGCTCAACCCCGGCCGCCGCACCCTCACGCTGGTGGTGCAGAACACCGCCGACCGGCCGATCCAGGTCGGCTCGCACTATCACTTTGCCGAGACCAACGGCGCGCTCGGCTTCGACCGCGAGGCCGCGCGCGGCATGCGGCTGAACATCGCCTCGGGCGCAGCGGTGCGCTTCGAGCCGGGCCAGCAGCGCACGGTCGAGCTGGTCGATTTTTCCGGCGATCGCATCGTCTACGGCTTTCGTGGCCTGGTTCAAGGAAAGCTCTGA
- a CDS encoding hybrid sensor histidine kinase/response regulator, whose translation MHRNGVNPDAVPTTPDDAPQRIVKVRRDYNSWVASETLEDYALRYTPQRFRKWSEWRVANTAFGAASFLILEAVGATLLVQYGFANAFWAILATGLIIFLAGVPISVYAARYGVDMDLLTRGAGFGYIGSTLTSLIYASFTFIFFALEAAVMAYALELALGIPPVWGYLVCALVVIPLVTHGVSAISRLQLWTQPLWLLMLVVPFAYVLVRDPGAFAGIVHYNGVRSGTKGFDLHLFGAALTVGIALITQMGEQADYLRFMPARTATTARRWWAGVLAGGPGWVVLGVLKMLGGALLAYLAITHMVPADRAVDPNQMYLAAYEYVFPNYGWAVAATALFVVISQLKINVTNAYAGSLAWSNFFSRVAHSHPGRVVWVVFNALIAFMLMEMNVFEALGDVLGLFANIAIAWMMAVVADLVINKPLGLSPPGIEFKRAHLWDINPVGVGAMALASVLSITAHLGVFGPLAQAFSALIALGTALVASPLLAWATGGKYYLARGSDEAHGAVAFAPAEGPRAVRWAKVETGSYQRLKVQHCVICEREYEGPDMAHCPAYQGAICSLCCTLDARCGDLCKPHASLSSQWSTVLRWLLPRRSWRYLDTGLGHFLLLMLVIVPLLAVVFGVLYQQELRAFGEGALELASEADVAAALAGVQKLSLRSGFLKAYMALLVIAGIVAWWLVLAHQSRKVAQEESNRQTHLLVREIELHRETDRALQAAKQAADEAREIAEQAKLAAELAKQAADQANQAKSRYISAISHELRTPLNSILGYAQLMGEDHSVPPHRQQAVAVIKRGGEHLLSLIEGTLAIAHIEAGKLTLHARPMRFADTLRELADMFELQAAEKGLQFRFEAAGPLPEVVRADEKRVLQILINLLGNAIKFTAVGQVTLRLAYAREFASIEIEDTGPGMPAEDIERIFEPFARGNAAGMSAAPGAGLGLTIAKMLTDLMGGEMKVQSTPGEGSLFCVRLFLPRVHDTVAGTGRPMPVQRARRGYEGPRRRLLVVDNEEADRDLLGHVLAPLGFELRSAASGHDALDLIAAGYRPDAMFVDLAMPGIDGWETIRRARKLGLTEASVAIVSANAFDKGLDNDVGIAPEDFFVKPVRHTELLDWLERRLGLQWTDTAARPAAAVAPRAMQAPSLARLRALDEAVSLGYFRGIMNQLDDIDAAQPECASWTEAQRVLARQFQFEAMSRALAEAVESAA comes from the coding sequence ATGCACCGAAACGGTGTGAACCCCGACGCCGTACCCACCACCCCTGACGACGCGCCGCAGCGCATCGTCAAGGTTCGGCGCGACTACAACAGCTGGGTGGCCAGCGAGACGCTGGAAGACTACGCACTGCGCTACACGCCGCAGCGCTTTCGCAAGTGGTCCGAATGGCGGGTGGCCAACACGGCCTTCGGGGCGGCGTCGTTCCTGATCCTGGAGGCGGTGGGCGCCACGCTGCTGGTGCAGTACGGCTTTGCCAATGCCTTCTGGGCGATCCTGGCGACGGGGCTCATCATCTTCCTGGCGGGCGTGCCGATCAGCGTGTACGCGGCGCGCTACGGCGTCGACATGGACCTGCTCACGCGCGGCGCGGGCTTCGGCTATATCGGCTCCACGCTCACCTCGCTGATCTACGCGAGCTTCACTTTCATCTTCTTCGCGCTCGAGGCGGCTGTGATGGCCTATGCGCTGGAACTGGCGCTGGGCATCCCGCCGGTCTGGGGCTACCTGGTGTGTGCGCTGGTGGTGATTCCGCTGGTCACGCACGGGGTGTCGGCCATCAGCCGGCTGCAACTGTGGACACAGCCGCTGTGGCTGCTGATGCTGGTGGTGCCTTTTGCCTATGTGCTGGTGCGCGATCCTGGTGCGTTTGCGGGCATCGTGCACTACAACGGGGTTCGTTCCGGCACCAAGGGTTTCGATCTGCACCTGTTTGGCGCTGCCCTGACGGTCGGCATTGCGCTGATCACGCAGATGGGCGAGCAGGCCGACTACCTGCGCTTCATGCCCGCGCGAACCGCAACCACGGCGCGCCGCTGGTGGGCCGGGGTGCTGGCCGGGGGCCCGGGCTGGGTGGTGCTGGGGGTGCTCAAGATGCTGGGCGGGGCGCTGCTGGCCTATCTGGCGATCACGCACATGGTGCCGGCCGACCGCGCGGTCGATCCGAACCAGATGTACCTCGCGGCCTACGAGTACGTGTTTCCGAACTACGGCTGGGCGGTGGCGGCCACGGCGCTGTTCGTGGTGATCTCGCAGCTCAAGATCAACGTCACCAATGCCTATGCGGGCTCGCTGGCCTGGAGCAACTTCTTCTCGCGCGTGGCGCACAGCCATCCGGGGCGTGTGGTGTGGGTGGTGTTCAACGCGCTCATCGCCTTCATGCTGATGGAGATGAACGTGTTCGAGGCGCTGGGCGACGTGCTCGGCCTGTTCGCCAACATCGCCATCGCATGGATGATGGCGGTGGTGGCAGACCTCGTCATCAACAAGCCGCTGGGGCTGTCGCCACCGGGCATCGAGTTCAAGCGCGCGCACCTGTGGGACATCAACCCGGTGGGCGTGGGCGCGATGGCGCTGGCGTCGGTGCTGTCGATCACGGCGCACCTGGGCGTGTTCGGGCCGCTGGCGCAGGCGTTCTCGGCGTTGATAGCGCTGGGCACGGCGTTGGTGGCCTCGCCGCTGCTGGCCTGGGCGACGGGGGGCAAGTACTACCTGGCGCGCGGTTCCGACGAGGCCCACGGCGCCGTGGCCTTCGCACCTGCCGAGGGCCCGCGCGCGGTGCGCTGGGCGAAGGTCGAAACGGGGAGCTACCAGCGCCTGAAAGTGCAGCACTGCGTGATCTGCGAGCGCGAGTACGAGGGGCCGGACATGGCGCACTGCCCGGCGTACCAGGGCGCGATCTGCTCGCTGTGCTGCACGCTCGACGCACGCTGCGGCGATTTGTGCAAGCCGCATGCGAGCCTGTCGTCGCAATGGTCGACGGTGCTGCGCTGGCTGCTGCCGCGGCGCAGCTGGCGCTACCTGGACACCGGGCTGGGGCACTTCCTGCTGCTGATGCTCGTCATCGTGCCGCTGCTGGCCGTGGTGTTCGGCGTGCTCTACCAGCAGGAGCTGCGCGCCTTCGGCGAGGGTGCACTGGAGTTGGCGTCGGAGGCCGACGTGGCCGCGGCGCTGGCCGGCGTGCAGAAGCTGTCGCTGCGCTCGGGCTTCCTCAAGGCGTACATGGCGCTGCTGGTCATCGCGGGCATCGTCGCGTGGTGGCTGGTGCTGGCGCACCAGAGTCGCAAGGTGGCGCAGGAAGAATCGAATCGCCAGACCCATCTGCTGGTGCGCGAAATAGAGCTGCACCGCGAGACCGATCGCGCCCTGCAGGCCGCCAAGCAGGCAGCCGACGAAGCCCGCGAAATCGCGGAGCAGGCCAAGCTCGCAGCCGAGCTGGCCAAGCAGGCCGCCGACCAGGCCAACCAGGCGAAGAGCCGCTACATCAGCGCCATCAGCCACGAGCTGCGCACGCCGCTCAACAGCATCCTGGGCTACGCGCAGCTGATGGGCGAAGACCACTCGGTGCCGCCGCACCGCCAGCAGGCGGTGGCGGTCATCAAGCGCGGCGGGGAGCATCTGCTGTCGCTCATCGAAGGCACGCTCGCCATCGCGCACATCGAGGCCGGCAAGCTCACGCTGCATGCACGACCGATGCGCTTTGCCGACACGCTGCGCGAGCTGGCCGACATGTTCGAGCTGCAGGCGGCGGAGAAGGGGCTGCAGTTCCGCTTCGAGGCGGCGGGGCCCTTGCCCGAGGTGGTGCGCGCGGATGAAAAGCGCGTGCTGCAGATTCTCATCAATCTGCTGGGCAACGCGATCAAGTTCACGGCAGTTGGGCAGGTCACGCTGCGGCTGGCCTATGCGCGCGAGTTCGCGTCCATCGAGATCGAGGACACGGGCCCCGGCATGCCGGCCGAGGACATCGAGCGCATCTTCGAACCCTTTGCGCGCGGCAATGCCGCAGGCATGTCGGCCGCACCGGGCGCGGGGCTCGGGCTCACCATCGCCAAGATGCTCACCGACCTGATGGGCGGCGAGATGAAGGTGCAAAGCACGCCGGGCGAAGGCTCGCTCTTCTGCGTGCGCCTGTTCCTGCCGCGCGTGCACGACACGGTGGCCGGCACCGGCCGTCCGATGCCGGTGCAGCGCGCGCGGCGCGGCTACGAAGGCCCGCGCCGCCGCCTGCTGGTGGTCGACAACGAGGAGGCCGACCGCGACCTGCTGGGCCATGTGCTCGCGCCGCTGGGCTTCGAGCTGCGCAGCGCGGCCAGCGGGCACGATGCGCTCGACCTCATCGCGGCTGGCTACCGGCCCGATGCGATGTTCGTCGACCTCGCGATGCCCGGCATCGACGGCTGGGAAACCATTCGCCGCGCGCGCAAGCTGGGGCTGACCGAGGCGTCGGTGGCCATCGTCTCGGCCAACGCTTTCGACAAGGGGCTGGACAACGACGTGGGCATTGCGCCGGAAGATTTCTTCGTCAAGCCCGTGCGCCACACCGAGCTGCTCGATTGGCTCGAACGCCGGCTCGGGCTGCAATGGACCGACACCGCCGCCAGGCCCGCCGCGGCTGTGGCACCGCGTGCGATGCAGGCGCCTTCGCTGGCCCGCCTGCGCGCGCTCGACGAGGCCGTGAGCCTGGGCTACTTTCGCGGCATCATGAACCAGCTCGACGACATCGACGCCGCGCAGCCCGAATGCGCATCTTGGACCGAAGCGCAGCGCGTGCTGGCCCGCCAGTTCCAGTTCGAGGCCATGAGCCGCGCGCTGGCCGAAGCCGTCGAAAGCGCCGCATGA
- a CDS encoding urease subunit gamma, with translation MELTPREKDKLLIFTAALLAERRKARGLKLNYPEAIALISAAVMEGARDGKSVAELMSDGRAVLTRADVMDGIAEMIPDIQIEATFPDGTKLVTVHQPIV, from the coding sequence ATGGAACTGACTCCGCGCGAAAAAGACAAGCTGCTGATCTTCACTGCGGCGCTGCTCGCCGAACGCCGCAAGGCCCGCGGCCTGAAGCTCAACTACCCCGAAGCCATCGCCCTGATTTCCGCCGCCGTGATGGAAGGCGCCCGCGACGGCAAGAGCGTCGCCGAGCTCATGAGCGACGGGCGCGCCGTGCTCACCCGCGCCGACGTGATGGACGGCATCGCCGAGATGATTCCGGACATCCAGATCGAAGCCACCTTCCCTGATGGCACCAAGCTGGTCACCGTGCACCAGCCCATCGTCTGA
- a CDS encoding DUF3606 domain-containing protein — MREDTQIRIPQDDERIDVTDLKEVDYWTQWFGVSEERLRIAVASAGTAKDDLRVYLGLP, encoded by the coding sequence ATGCGCGAAGACACCCAGATCCGCATTCCCCAGGACGATGAACGGATCGACGTCACGGACCTCAAGGAGGTCGACTACTGGACCCAGTGGTTCGGCGTGAGCGAAGAACGCCTGCGCATCGCAGTGGCCTCGGCGGGCACCGCCAAGGACGACCTGCGGGTCTACCTCGGCCTGCCTTGA
- a CDS encoding urease accessory protein UreF produces the protein MPDPAAQSLLQLIWLASPALPVGGFSYSEGVEAAVEWAGIDSEPRAAEWLADQLHLSFARGDLAAFAQAVMAWRANDTQRIRQLNEWVMTTRESAEFFLQTEQMGRSFVEWLKLHHADTAEVFADLPASYPIAFAFAVSRTGATVHDGCLAFAFGWAENMVAAAVKAVPLGQSAGQRILGRLAQEIPEAVTRAMALGDDERQAFAPLLAVLSARHETQYSRLFRS, from the coding sequence ATGCCAGACCCAGCCGCTCAAAGCCTCCTCCAGCTAATTTGGCTGGCCTCCCCAGCCCTGCCCGTAGGCGGCTTCTCGTATTCCGAAGGCGTCGAGGCCGCAGTCGAATGGGCCGGCATCGATTCCGAACCGCGCGCAGCCGAATGGCTCGCCGACCAATTGCACCTGAGCTTCGCTCGCGGCGACCTCGCAGCCTTCGCGCAAGCCGTCATGGCCTGGCGTGCCAACGACACTCAACGCATTCGCCAACTCAACGAATGGGTGATGACCACCCGCGAATCGGCCGAATTCTTCCTGCAGACCGAACAGATGGGCCGCTCCTTCGTCGAGTGGCTCAAGCTGCATCACGCTGACACCGCCGAAGTCTTCGCCGACCTGCCTGCGAGCTACCCCATCGCCTTCGCCTTTGCAGTGAGCCGCACCGGTGCCACGGTGCACGACGGCTGCCTGGCCTTTGCCTTTGGCTGGGCCGAGAACATGGTCGCCGCAGCCGTCAAGGCCGTGCCGCTGGGCCAGAGCGCGGGCCAGCGCATCCTCGGGCGGCTGGCGCAGGAAATCCCTGAGGCCGTGACACGCGCCATGGCCCTCGGCGACGACGAACGCCAGGCCTTCGCGCCCCTGCTGGCGGTGTTGTCGGCCCGCCATGAAACACAATATTCCCGCCTCTTCCGAAGCTGA
- the ureE gene encoding urease accessory protein UreE, whose amino-acid sequence MLTANKLMPQGRGLAPVLLKRAATIELDWDIRQKSRFDATDSQGRQIGVFLPRGTAVRGGDVLVAEDGSLVRVIAAPQPVLRITHCTAHGTPFDLTRAAYHLGNRHVPIELKPDHLKIEPDHVLADMLRSMHLIVVAVDEAFEPEGGAYGSHEHSHGGGHGHDHGHSHSNGPKPLVLAPELLDDHDHSHGHDHSHHGHSH is encoded by the coding sequence ATGCTCACCGCCAACAAACTCATGCCCCAGGGCCGCGGCCTTGCGCCCGTGCTGCTCAAGCGCGCTGCCACCATCGAGCTCGACTGGGACATCCGCCAGAAGAGCCGTTTCGACGCCACCGACTCGCAGGGCCGCCAGATCGGCGTGTTCCTGCCGCGCGGCACCGCCGTGCGGGGCGGTGACGTTCTCGTGGCTGAAGACGGTTCGCTGGTGCGCGTGATCGCTGCGCCGCAGCCAGTACTGCGCATCACGCACTGCACGGCCCATGGCACGCCCTTCGACCTGACGCGCGCGGCCTATCACCTGGGCAACCGGCACGTGCCGATCGAGTTGAAGCCCGACCACCTCAAGATCGAGCCCGACCATGTGCTGGCCGACATGCTGCGTTCGATGCACCTGATCGTCGTGGCGGTCGATGAGGCTTTCGAGCCCGAGGGCGGTGCATACGGATCGCACGAGCATTCGCACGGCGGTGGTCACGGTCATGACCACGGACATTCCCACAGCAATGGCCCGAAGCCGCTCGTGCTCGCGCCGGAGTTGCTCGACGACCATGACCACTCGCACGGTCACGACCACAGTCATCATGGTCACTCGCACTGA
- a CDS encoding HupE/UreJ family protein: MRHNASRTLALLAFLLPLAASAHTGVDGGLHHGFTTGFLHPLTGADHLAAMVAVGFWSALAARRAWPDLLWAPLAFAGMLLVGALMGLAGVQLPAVEPMIAASLLVLGLLVVTRVHLPAVVAMAVVGVFAVFHGVAHGYELASEQGAALTLAGMVCATLLLHAAGIAMGWALRHANAWVPRVAGAAVLGLGATLLAQAI, translated from the coding sequence ATGCGCCACAACGCCTCCAGAACCCTCGCCCTGCTCGCCTTCCTGCTGCCTCTTGCAGCCAGCGCCCACACCGGCGTCGACGGCGGCCTGCACCACGGCTTCACCACCGGCTTCCTGCATCCGCTGACCGGCGCCGACCACCTGGCCGCGATGGTTGCGGTCGGCTTCTGGAGCGCATTGGCCGCGCGCCGCGCCTGGCCCGACCTGCTCTGGGCGCCTCTCGCCTTCGCCGGCATGCTGCTGGTGGGCGCATTGATGGGCCTGGCCGGCGTGCAGCTGCCGGCGGTCGAGCCGATGATCGCGGCCTCGCTGCTGGTGCTGGGCCTGCTGGTCGTCACGCGCGTGCATCTGCCGGCGGTGGTGGCCATGGCGGTGGTCGGCGTGTTCGCGGTGTTCCATGGCGTGGCCCACGGCTACGAGCTGGCCAGCGAACAAGGCGCGGCCCTCACGCTGGCCGGCATGGTCTGCGCCACGTTGCTGCTGCACGCCGCCGGCATCGCAATGGGCTGGGCCCTGCGCCACGCCAACGCATGGGTGCCGCGCGTGGCCGGCGCCGCAGTGCTCGGCCTGGGCGCGACGCTGCTGGCCCAAGCCATCTGA